The Bacteroidales bacterium sequence CACCAATACAATGGCCGCCAACCAGGCCGGGATAGAAATTCAGGAAATTCCATTTGGTACCGGCTGCTTCCAGCACTTCATAGGTATTTATTCCCATGCGGTTGAAGATGATGGAAAGTTCGTTCATGAAAGCTATGTTCACATCACGCTGCGTGTTCTCGATAATTTTTGCAGCTTCGGCAACTTTTATAGAAGACGCCCTGTGAACGCCGGCCTTTACAACCATCTCATAAGCCTGGGCGATGACTTCCAATGAATCGGCATCGCATCCCGATACTACCTTAACAATGGTAGTCAACGTATGATGCTTGTCGCCGGGGTTAATGCGTTCTGGCGAAAAACCTACTTTGAAATCATCAATGTATTTCAAACCTGATAGCGATTCGAGAATGGGAACACAGTCTTCTTCCGTGCATCCGGGATAAACCGTGGATTCATACACCACATAATCGCCTTTTTTAAGAATCTGCCCAACTGTGCGTGTAGCTGCAAGCAAGGGCCTGAGATCGGGCATGTTGTGGCTGTCAATAGGGGTAGGAACCGCGACGATATGAAAACTTGCTTCCTTCAAATCCTGAGGGTTCGTAGTATAAACAATGTCGGTGTTATCAAAGGCCGATGCTTCCAGTTCCTCGCTTGGGTCAACATGATTTTTCATCATTTCGATCCTGTCTTCCCGTATATCGAACCCAATAACAGATACCTTACGGGCAAATTCCAGGGCAATGGGCAAGCCCACATAACCCAACCCGATAACACTCAGTTTAGTTTCTTTTTGCAGTAGTTTTTCGATCATTGAAATGTTCTTTAGTATTTATTTTAGTTTTCTCAGCAACGGGTGATAGTCCCCTACCCTTCCCACGGGTTCGGCATTACGGATCGCATACACCGTGTTAATGCTTGGGCGCGCCTCTTTCAGTCCAAACCCTCTGCCAGCGAGTATCTCACTATAAGCAGTTGTGTGCAGATCCGTGAATCCACCACTGAAATCTATTTCTTCGCCTTCGAGGCTGAAGGAGCGGTAAGTGCGCTGGCCTGTTTTCTTAACTGGTTCAGGAATATCCTCATAATCGAGGCTCAGGAACCATCTTACGCGGGCTTTTTCAAGCACAAGGAGTCCGGCAGCCTTGTTGTACTCACTCAGGTGAACAATGTTTTCTTTGGCTTCACCAAAAATCCACAACAGCATATCAAAAAAGTGTATGCCGATATTGGTGGCAATGCCACCGGATTTCTCAAGCTGGCCTTTCCACGAAATAAAATACCAGCGGCCCCGGCTCGTGATATAACTCAAATCAAAATCATAGATTTTATCCTTGGGCGCATTGTCAATTTTCTTTTTCAAGGCAATGATAGCCGGATGCAGTCGAAGTTGAAGGATATTGAAAATTCTACAACCATTTTCCTGCTCAATTTCCTCAAGGGCATCCACATTCCAGGGATTGAGTACCAAAGGCTTCTCGCAGATGGCGTGCGCATGGTTGCGGAGGGCAAGGCGGATATGGGCATCGTGCAGGTAATTGGGCGAGCAGATACTAACATAATCTATCTTATTCATGCCATGACGGCGCAATTTATCGAGATGACGATCAAATCGTTCAGGTTCTGTAAAAAAATCGGCTTCTGGAAAATATTGATCAATTGCACCCATGACATCAAAACGGTCGAGGGCTGAAACCAGCTGATTGCCTGTATCTTTGATGGCTTTCATGTGGCGCGGGGCAATATAGCCGGCTGAGCCGATCAGTGCAAAATTCAAAGGCTTTTGATCCATCAGATTGATTTTTAAAAGAGGGCGCAAGTTATGAAATCCTGCAATTCCGGATTGGGGAAAGGATTAAGAAAATAATAAAATTAATTGGCTCTCCAAAGCACCCTGAAGCATAGCTTTTCAGAGATCACAATC is a genomic window containing:
- a CDS encoding nucleotide sugar dehydrogenase, whose product is MIEKLLQKETKLSVIGLGYVGLPIALEFARKVSVIGFDIREDRIEMMKNHVDPSEELEASAFDNTDIVYTTNPQDLKEASFHIVAVPTPIDSHNMPDLRPLLAATRTVGQILKKGDYVVYESTVYPGCTEEDCVPILESLSGLKYIDDFKVGFSPERINPGDKHHTLTTIVKVVSGCDADSLEVIAQAYEMVVKAGVHRASSIKVAEAAKIIENTQRDVNIAFMNELSIIFNRMGINTYEVLEAAGTKWNFLNFYPGLVGGHCIGVDPYYLAFKARELRYQPQIINAGRFINDSMGFYVAKQLVKKLIAADKQITSARVLVMGTTFKENVSDLRNSRVPDIINELGSYGVKVDAVDPYANREEFLHEYGIHLIDPADAIQANYYDAIIVAVSHLPYSKLDQEFFETHLKEKGILVDLKGLYRKTVKGIEYWSL
- a CDS encoding Gfo/Idh/MocA family oxidoreductase, producing MDQKPLNFALIGSAGYIAPRHMKAIKDTGNQLVSALDRFDVMGAIDQYFPEADFFTEPERFDRHLDKLRRHGMNKIDYVSICSPNYLHDAHIRLALRNHAHAICEKPLVLNPWNVDALEEIEQENGCRIFNILQLRLHPAIIALKKKIDNAPKDKIYDFDLSYITSRGRWYFISWKGQLEKSGGIATNIGIHFFDMLLWIFGEAKENIVHLSEYNKAAGLLVLEKARVRWFLSLDYEDIPEPVKKTGQRTYRSFSLEGEEIDFSGGFTDLHTTAYSEILAGRGFGLKEARPSINTVYAIRNAEPVGRVGDYHPLLRKLK